Part of the Aquarana catesbeiana isolate 2022-GZ linkage group LG06, ASM4218655v1, whole genome shotgun sequence genome is shown below.
tatcagccataaccccatatCATTTTTGACAGccagcggctggctttctcatgaaagcagcctgagcggctcatgagccgctggaacgcTTTCAGAAGTGGCGGGAGGGGACGTACCCCTCCTGCAGCTCGTTGGTgtctcgggcttaccgtttccgTAGGTTCACCCGAGAAACGATCGGTCTGGCCACACAGGCGATCAAAGCGTAGATacgctttgatcgcctctatggccttggaggaccggagcgatctttgatcttttgcttttaaaaggtaaaggagagatttggggtctttttgaccccagatctctccataaacaggacttgttatccttatttctattatatggggaggtttacattccttgtaataggaataaaaatgattaaaaaaaaaatgaaaagggacagtgtagtaataaaaaaaaaaaaaaaaaaaaagggccccccCATCCCTCgatgctcgtgtgcagaagcgagcACATACATAAGttgcgcatgcatatgtaaacggtattaaCATCATACATGTGAAGTATTgctgcgaacattagagcgagagcaataattctagtgctggacctcttctgtaactcttaAGAAGttacctgtaaaggcatttaaagcatcgcctatggagatttttatcatgtgcaattttaaaggatgacattattattattatacagtatttatatagcgccaacagtttacgtagcgctttacaacttgagggtagacagtacaaatacaatacaatttgatacagtaggaatcagagggccctgctccttagagcttacaacctaagaaggaaggtcaagagatacaagaggtaataactatgggtgatgttctgattgagaagataaatgtacagttgttaggtgggggccagatagacttctctgaagagatgagttttcagggatcgtctgaaagtggataaagtaggagaaaatcggacggattggggtagagcattccagaggatgggggaggctctggagaagtcctgaaggcgagcatgggatgaggtgacaagggagtttgagagcaggaggtcttgggaggagcgaagagaacgattaggttggtattttgtgactaggttagagatgtagctgggggccaggttgtggattgctttgtaagttatagttagtatcttgaatttaatttggtgactgagtggcagccaatggagggattggcagaggggtgtggcatgacatgttaggtatctatttatttgacgtaacatcatttttttacaaaaaaattgaggtaactatagtgttttttttaaatttattaaagtgtattaaagtgtattttttcaaaaaattgcgtttgcaaaaccactgcccaaatactgtgtgacataaaaaattgcaacggtcgcctttttttttccctagggcctctgctaaaaatgtataatgtttggggggttataagtaattttctagaaaaaaaaaattccgatttaaacttgtaaacaaaaagtgtactAGAAAaagcttggtctttaagtggttagatgAGAGAGTGTATTAGATCCATGATGTCTCCTCCTCACCCCATGGAAGATAATGTAGCACAGGTCACCCTCCATTAAATTCTTCCTCGCCCATAGCAGCCAGGGAAAGTGAtatctgaaaccagaagtgacaaaatcctccacCCACAGGTAGGATAGTGAAGCCTTGGAACATAGCAGGGGGGATTTCGTTAAGGGGCTCAGCACTTCTGGGAGGTCCGTGAAAGCTATACAGCCACCGGATTGCTTTCAtctgaggaggcattgtatcacctcctcactgcctgctctAACCATATATGTTAGAGCAGACAGTAATTCCTTCTTTGACATGTGTACaaccccagctgctgcctctggggtgtacacatgccgtaGAAGAAATTACTGCCTGCTAAAGGGGGTAGCATTTTTTTCGGGGTTATACAGCCCCCAAACTCACATGTGAGTGAGCACTAACTAAACCCCAAAGACTGAATTACAGATACTTACTTTATTAGCACTTAAAGTCTCAGTATCACCACTGCTAACCACCTCCTGTGAAAAATTGAAAGATCAGCCAGTTTTAAGCTTTCTTTGGTTAgttaaaatgttttatatattttttttaaatcaagatttcACTTTCACAAGATTTTCACTTACCATTTTGTGACGAGATGAAGATGGGAGTTTTCTGAAATGTTCTATCACTAAAACAAAAGCGTTATGGTAAGTTGGAAAAGTATCTCTAAtatgtttatgttttatattttcatGTCTCTGGAAATCAGTTATTGAACAGATGCCACATACAAATATTAAGAAGCAGTACATGGTTGAACTTCAAGACTCAACAGCTATGATGGACACCATGGAAACTCATGAAGCTAATCCAGAGCAAACCGGGTCCCTTACTTGTGTCACCCCGGAGGAACCCAGGCAGCACCTTGGTTGAGAAACGTTGGTCTaaagcacatatgtcaaacacaggGCCGCAGGCCGAATCTGGCCCGCcatgccatttcatgtggccctcacaccttaCCAGCAGCTGCAGCATCCCACTCGCCTCCACCCCTACCTTGTCTCGGCAGAAGAGGACAGAACTCTTCCGCCAGAtcctgcagctgactccagccctcctctggtcttcctccagaccctgcactttctgctttccagctccatccccagcttcttcccggcagcagcacaaggtaagggggggggggtgttgtgatgtaaggtggggggggggtggctcttgacatctgatgcaaGAAGGGGGGGGGCGTGTGCCCTGGACAGCTAGTCTTAcaaatacaaccggccctttgagggcagccATAATGCTTATGAGATCGAGTTTGACACCCCTAGTCTGAAGTATCACTTTTGGATGGACAGCTCATTTAACTAACCCTGCCTATTTAATTCTATTACGAATAAAAACAATTTTATGTTTTGAGTGTCAGATATTACCTGTATAACTTTGAGACACAGCTTCATTTAATTTAAATGAAATGCTGTCCACGTCCTTATAAGATATATTGGGTAGAGGTGCTTCAAGTTTCTTTCTGTGCTCCTCACCCTCTTGATCCTCATCCTCACGTATGTCCCCTGTGTTTGATTCTTCTAAGACGGTGAGTGGATCAGTCTTCTTACACAGGTCCTCAATGTGACGAATCCTCCTGGACAGCTCTTCCCTCTCTACCTCCATCTCCCAGATCAGATCCAACACTGACAATGaagcctcctcttcctgcctcagaATCTCATTTAGGAATATCCCCTCTAGCTCTTCTATTCGTATTCTGACGCCTCTGAATAGAGCGGCAACTCTTTTTGTTTTATTAGATGCTGTTATTTGTATTGTTTTCCTGTTTCTGTTCAGTCTCCGGACTCTTTCCTCAGTCTCTGCTTCCCTTGTCACCAGTTTCTTCAGAACATTTCTTAGGTTCTTCTTAAACGCTTCATCCATCTTTTTCACCCGGTGTTCCCGGTGTCCTCCATCCAGCCAGCAAAACGCACAGATACAAGCAGCATCTTCGGCACAGTAATAGTCCAGGAGCTTCCCATGGATGGGGCATTTCTGTCTTTCCGGGGACACGGAGGGGTTAGATAAGTCATGTTTTGGGTCCTTGCTATGAAATCTCCCCTTGGAGTAATCCTGCCTGTGTTGGGTAGACTGATAAACTTCCACTAGGTTACATAGAAGAATATTCCTCTGCAAGTTAGGACGAATCCTAAATATACATCTACACTCTGGACACCAATAATCTCCAGAGTCCTCCTGTGCATCCAGCACACACTCAATACAGTCCAGGCAGTAGTTATGTCCACAGTTTAGTGTCACTGGATCTGTAAAAATGTTCAAACAGATGGAACACGTCACCCCGTCCTTCAGATCAGCAGAAGCCATTCTAGAAGACAGCAAGAAGAAAATATTAGACACAATCAGATTTTTTCTGGTGAGATGGCCCCCGTTTTAGGGTAGCTTTATCAAAACGTGCAGCAGATTCAGGTACTGTAGTTCCTAATAGTGCCACTTTCAAAGTGCTGCTATTgatgcaccaaattcaaaaataattacctGCAGTTCATAGATAatgaaactggaggtaattaagaccaacccttattccctgtacacacggtccgactttccgacggaatatgtgcgatcggagcttgctgtcggaaattctgaccgtgtgtgggctccatctgactttttccatcggaatttccgacacacaaagtttgagagcttgctataaaattttccgacagaatcagttcgcgtaaattccgaccgtgtgtggacaattccgacgcacaaagtgccacgcatgctcagaataacttaagagacgaaagctattggctactgccccgttcatagtcccgacgtacgtgttttacgtcaccgcgttcagaacgatcggattttccgacaactttgtgcgaccgtgtgtatgcaagacaagtttgagccaacatccgtcggaaaaaatccatggattttgttgtcggaatgtccgatcaatgtccgatcgtgtgtacagggcataagtttgcATACAGAGACAGGCACAGTGCCCGTCTCTGTGCACTGTCTTGCAAGTGTAGCAAGTACATAGAAAAACCTCACAGTAATGCTATTCCTAGGATGCAGCTAGAGGGAGCTCTAATGATTTGAAGTATGACTTCAGGAGATTGAAACCAACAAGTtcacattaaaggataagtttacctttttgggcagaatttcacttttcataataaatagaagcgtttTTCAATGGCATTCCTAGCCCAGCCCTCCCAATGTGCTTTTCGCTCACTTACCTCATTCACATGatatttagaatcttgtcagtctttttgtatttttgaaaggattttcagattacatcacttcctgtagcttgtatcagcattcacttcctgttaggtcatctcccagaagccttcacttccttgttgcatcacagaagagtgTGTGATAGGgcgtgttcaccactctggaccacacctccctcattacaataccaccttccacccgcttcctatacaatctgattgtacaatctgctttagatcTCTCATCGGCTATGCAGTACAAGGGCGTCTCTGATTTcctacaaattgaatggattgttcaggtgtgtcctccattccatagttctggtaaatctaaatgaaaatgtacagagattgtacaatcagattgcatagtgtatggcatctttatacaagtacataggagggagtggacggaGACACTCAGTcatgaggcctcattcacatcacCTAACAAAAACTCACATTCCCGCATGCGTCTTTGTTTTTTGGAGTGTTTTCACTCGTTACGTATAGGGCAGCGCATTCACTTGAATAGACTGCCCTATGCGCAACAATTaccccagagaagctccagaactaTTTTTGGAGGGGCGCATGGTGCGTTACTGCAGTTTTCAGTGTGTTTGCCACACTTGGGGAGCCTTTGACACGTGATGACAACACAAACACAATGCACATTTGCAGCATTTATGAAACGCATGGCGAAGCGCACATTTTCAGTGCAGTTTGGCAtgcgtttggaaacacacagatgtgaatggagcctcattgttcttctttcaggccccattcacactgagaGTTGTGGAAGTGCATGTTTTTTGGCtcgtttttccagtgacacacatagggcagccagttgatttcaatgggctgcgctccacctggcaaagtagctcatgggacatttttgtaaatttgttactgcatttgtcacctgttttttcatgtggcaaaatgtgtgttttcttctgcgtttggtgtgccattaacaattaatgacaacgaaagcgcaactaggtaattttaggtgtataaatgtggccatacactataaaatCTCTGCACAATCTccgttagatttaccaaaactatataataggaggacacaccatcaatccaatcactctgtatacaATCAGACAGGCACTTAAACTACATCAGGGATGtcccgccgtgggctgcatgtggccccagggaATTTAGCATGCACCCTGAGCCCATTCGAAGGGACTCTGGAGAAATCAGGCAAATTCACACATGGAGGAATGCCGGGGgtgctgtgaaaacttagttgatgggtgaaggtgtgctaCTGAGGACAGTTGGTAAACTCTTTCTTCGGTCATACTGGCCGGTgtcctgccgagaaagttccgctcggcggataagttcccccctctactgcgcctgcgcagtaggatccggcggaaatagccgaagcggaacagctgaaaatcagctgtacacggcgcctgtaagagggcccctcgcgggctagccacgcttcgggcacggcctcgctgcgctcgccacgcttcgggcacggcctcgctgcgcttggcacttttagattccccctctaggtccacttggatggtggggaaggaacctggacccagagcgcaggcgccgtgtacagctgactgaagcgtttgagcttcggctgtctccggcggctgacagtagtacgtactgcgcaggcgctgcgtctgcgcagtacagggggggaacttatccgccgagggaactttctcggcaagacaccggtctgTCCTGTGTGTCTGTCTACCAGGAAGTTTCTGAAGTGATCTGCAAACTATGGATGGAGGTGAGGCCTGGTCTTCAAAACCAAAGAAAACTTGTATTttgtgcaacagaggtacattactggtatattggtacataggggagctgaattttagaaaaaaaaaggtgaacttagcctttaaacttgGAAAGTAAGTGAGCAACAGTGTTTTGTGTCTCCTCTTCGATACAGGTTAGCCACACTTTGTTTAGTTTTGTGTTTATTCTGACATTCACTTTCTCTGTTAGTATGTTATATGTTGATACTGGTAACTTGTTAAAACAAATTGATGCGCTTTTCCATGTGGCCTGCGCTGCCACTTTAAAGAAAGTAATCATTTGTGTAATGTGATCCATTTTTGTCCTTATACGGCgtcaggtcggctctcctgcgcaaatcgacgtagctgtacggcggctcggGCAGGAGCAGTTGTGTCATTTGGGGtcaaatttgtttttcaaaattgacgctcttctttttgtttatcaaaaccacagaggtgatcaaataccaccaaaagaaagctctatttgtgggaaaacaaggacctcagttttgtttgggtacaacgtcgcattactgcgcaattgtcagttaaagcgacgcagttgcGTATtgcaaaaaaacggcctggtcattaagggggcaaatccttccggggctgaagtggttaaacttgaaaAGCAAGTGAGCAACAGTTTTTTGTGTCTCCTCTCTGATACAGATACTGCAGGCTGCATCTTTGTCATACCGTAATGCATGGgtgctgcccccctatccatgcatccggacccctaatctacatgcagggcgccggatgcatggattccaatttttttttgtattttttttcgaagcacgtgattagagctagaggctctaataggtttcaaaaaggggtgggctcgggggtgtagagcccacccagttgtgttcgggtcctgagacccgtcacccgattggccgaaccGAAATGAGAAGTTATTGGCCGTCTTTGAGGAGGGGGGAGTAGACGCACGGCGGTAGCCAGCGAgtaggagacacaggggaagcctcCACCCAGACGATAGATGAGGTAAGTGCGAGGCTGGTGACCAACCAACCAGGGGCGAGGTGCGGGTGACCCAACCGACTGGCAGCCACCACTGCCTTGCACTCAGATCACTGATAATCAGGCAGCAAATTTGGTGCCGCTacctcctccccctccctaccCGTTACTGGTTGTTGAGGACACTCTCAGCTTCATAACTGACAGCCTCCGAGCAACCGGTGATGCTGACAGTGGGCGGAGCCTGATACGACAAGCTGAAACACTAGTTCCCAATCGGGTCCACTCTCTACTTTATTTTTTATCTAATGTACCAACAGATATTGTTTAACAGAAAACGGATGAAAGTGTGTCACAAGCTACAAATGGAAATCAATTAATTGGATTCTGTGGGACTGTCCTGGGATTTTAATAAAATTCTGACGTTTCGCAGACCCGGGGTATGTCCTGCGGCAAATCGGGTGTGGGAACGTTCATTCAAATACATGGCTTTGAAAGCTTTGCTGCGTTTGGAGAGATCTCCTGCCCAATATGAATACTATTATTCTGGCATAGGGAGACAACGGCAAGGGATGCAGAGCGCGGATAAGTAAAACAATCCACTGAACACCAGTGACCCCCAACGACACCAATGCCTACTACCCTCTTAGTAACTTTACAAGTACGTATGAGTAAATTATTGACATGAGAATATATAGCAATTGTATAATTTTTCATTGAGTTCTAGTCTTTGACCAAATGCTGAACGTATAGAGGCAAAGTAAATGTCAGAAGTTCCCCCATACCTTGACGTACCATGTATTTTTTCTGGCTCTGGCAGCAGGGGAGCAATGGAAAAGGCAAGGAAATGTTCTTTAGGGTCCCACCAGTTATTTTATCCACCGATACAAagatctgacacagatcagcccctgcggAAACCAGTGGGAACCAGGCACACTCATCtgctgtctggagaagtctggccagaagtggtcttcatagaataattgcggccaaaaagccatacctccgacatggcaacaaggctaagcaactcaactaagcatgaaaacataggaactggggtgcagaaaaatgtcagcaggtgctctggactgatgagtcaaaatacctggctgtagcaagaggcagtttgttggtgaagggctggagagcggtacaataatgagtgtctgcagccaactgtgaagcatggtggaggttccttggaagtttggggctgcatttctgtaaatggagatttagtcaggatcaatgctgagaaatacaggctgatacttatccatcatgtcacACCATCAGGGACACCCAGCAACTACATTTACCCTGCTACAGTGGGGAAAGGGCGATCCCTAGTGTGCAAACAGGAAACTGCGGCTCAACCATCCTAATGAGGAGCAATAGAAGATAAACCCCCCTATACCTATACCTGACATTCCCTTACATGTAGATCAGAAGAGTCGAAGTGAAGTCAAATCTCCAAATTTGCACACTTGGCAGTGTCTAAGTCAGCGACTTAGAAAGTACTGGATTAGCATAATAGCCAGGCAAATAGTATTCTTTGAAGTAGAGATCAGCAGTGGAAACCTCCATACATTCTCCATACAAGGCAGAGCCAATTAGAATTCAGTTTGCTGACCTCAGACCAGTACAACATTGATTCTCATTGGCTGGTATGAATAACTGTACCTTAGAGTAGTGCAtcttaacattttttctttttaaaagtatgcaaaatctcaaaGCACCCCAGTGTAAAATGTAAAACAGTTTGCATGATTATATTACAACTTTATTCACACCCCCCAAAAGAAATCAATAAACTATTATAAGCGCTTGCCTTGTGTTCCTGTGGAGGCAACTGACTGCCAGTAGATATTGGTCTGTCCGGGTGTTCCCAGC
Proteins encoded:
- the LOC141148471 gene encoding uncharacterized protein isoform X1 — encoded protein: MRMASADLKDGVTCSICLNIFTDPVTLNCGHNYCLDCIECVLDAQEDSGDYWCPECRCIFRIRPNLQRNILLCNLVEVYQSTQHRQDYSKGRFHSKDPKHDLSNPSVSPERQKCPIHGKLLDYYCAEDAACICAFCWLDGGHREHRVKKMDEAFKKNLRNVLKKLVTREAETEERVRRLNRNRKTIQITASNKTKRVAALFRGVRIRIEELEGIFLNEILRQEEEASLSVLDLIWEMEVEREELSRRIRHIEDLCKKTDPLTVLEESNTGDIREDEDQEGEEHRKKLEAPLPNISYKDVDSISFKLNEAVSQSYTVIEHFRKLPSSSRHKMEVVSSGDTETLSANKVAEGGSMTVAPSIHGKTYKLKLRRDGLFRCSETKLQFLTSSEMCVEYQLESWSNHMTDTLNNGYQIISPLFNIKIHGPSQVSAVYLPHCLSSKDYGTYKSYIKLVRFKNGKMILESPTRIEPSYIVLENPTFSFFGALLEKFWTFITRPFAFNGIVLIYGKAEGKCCLRLYTMIDNQPDIKKIIDERIGDEFHWIDKAPQVESVYVERPYVIQGLSEAEIEPEVLRFRFTCPSRVFPYMISP
- the LOC141148471 gene encoding uncharacterized protein isoform X2, which codes for MASADLKDGVTCSICLNIFTDPVTLNCGHNYCLDCIECVLDAQEDSGDYWCPECRCIFRIRPNLQRNILLCNLVEVYQSTQHRQDYSKGRFHSKDPKHDLSNPSVSPERQKCPIHGKLLDYYCAEDAACICAFCWLDGGHREHRVKKMDEAFKKNLRNVLKKLVTREAETEERVRRLNRNRKTIQITASNKTKRVAALFRGVRIRIEELEGIFLNEILRQEEEASLSVLDLIWEMEVEREELSRRIRHIEDLCKKTDPLTVLEESNTGDIREDEDQEGEEHRKKLEAPLPNISYKDVDSISFKLNEAVSQSYTVIEHFRKLPSSSRHKMEVVSSGDTETLSANKVAEGGSMTVAPSIHGKTYKLKLRRDGLFRCSETKLQFLTSSEMCVEYQLESWSNHMTDTLNNGYQIISPLFNIKIHGPSQVSAVYLPHCLSSKDYGTYKSYIKLVRFKNGKMILESPTRIEPSYIVLENPTFSFFGALLEKFWTFITRPFAFNGIVLIYGKAEGKCCLRLYTMIDNQPDIKKIIDERIGDEFHWIDKAPQVESVYVERPYVIQGLSEAEIEPEVLRFRFTCPSRVFPYMISP